A stretch of DNA from Euzebyales bacterium:
CTCGCGGCCACCGTGCCCAGTCGCGGCGGGCACGACCACCACATCGCCATCCTCGTCAACGAGGTCCCGACCTACGACGACGCTGTCGCCGCCCGACGGCTCGCTGACGTCCTCCCGCTCGCCGTCGTCGCCGCGGACGACGGTTGCCTCGGACCGGTCCGCGCCCCAGATGGCACCGACCGCCGGCCGCCCGAGCACCACATCTGCGGGGAGCCGGGACCTACGCGCTCGCGCGCCACGGTCGTCACGCGGGCCGTAGGGGAGGGCCTCGACCGCCCTGGAGAACGAGAGAGCCGCAGGTGATGCGGCGGAGGGGTCGTTCGTTGGCATCACCTGCGGCGGGTCCGCTTGCGCAGACATCGGGAAGTATGTCGCAGCCCGAGATCTTTAGCAAACATTAGCGACGACCAGGGTTGAATCGTTGGATCGGGACCATGCACGAACCCGCGACGCTGGGATGGGCTGGCTTTACGGACTGGTGGACGCACGGTTGAATGGGCGTCAGCGGAAGGGAGGCCGCCAGCGGATGGCGCGCCACGTACCTGAGCTCCTCACGCTGCATCAGGCCGCTGAGCGGCTCAACGTGCACTACATGACCGCGTACCGGTGGGTGCGCAAAGGTGAGCTGCCCGCGTACAAGACCGGAGGACGACTTCGCGTCCGTCTGGCCGACGTCGAGCGCTTCCTCACCGAGCGGCGGCTCGACGTCGCCATGAGCATCGTGTCCACCAACCAGACCGATTGGGACCGCCACGTCGACCGCCTGGTCGCGCACCTGCTGGCGGGCGATGACCGAAGCGCCCACGCGGACGTGCAGAAGGTGATCTCGGACGGCGCCACCGCGGGCAACGCCTACGTCCGCCTCATCACACCGGCACTGCACCGCGTCGGCACGGCGTGGGAGCACGGCGAGATCACGGTCGCCGAGGAGCACCGTGCCAGCCAGATCTGCGTCTCGATCGTGGCGCAGCTCAGCGACATGTTCCGGCGCAGCGGTGCCCCACGCGGGACCGCGGTGACCCTGACCCCGCCCGACGAGCGGCACGCGCTGGCCTCTGCGATGGTGGCCGACTTCCTGCGTGGCGCGGGGTTCACCGTCCATCACCTCGGCTCGGGCGTGCCAGCGAGCGACCTGGCGATCTTCCTGAAGGTTGTCCCCGCCGACCTGATCTGCTTCTCCATCACCCAGTCCATCCCGATCGAGGAGTACCACGAGCTGATGCGCGCCTGCCAGGAGGCCAACCCCGAGACGGCTGTGATCTTCGGTGGCCAGGGCGTCGATGAGGAGGCGGCAACCGCGGTCGGCGCGACGGTCCTGGTCGACATGGCCGGCCTCGCCGTGCACATCGAACAGCTCTGACCGACCCTGCTGGTGCGGGCGTTTGGGCGCACCGCCGGGTCGCAACGATGACTCGGTAGGACGCGCTCCCGGGGCGTCGCACGAGCACACGCATGAGCAGAACGGACGCAACGTGCAGCGGATGGCGGTCCTCACGAGCGGCGGAGACGCGCCGGGCATGAATGCGGCGATCCGTGCAGTCGTCCGGTCAGCGGACGCCCGCGGCGTCGAGGTCTACGGCGTCCACCGGGGGTTCGAGGGCCTCATCGACGGACGCATGACGTTCCTGAGCGCCCGCAGCGTGTCCGGCATCCTGCACCTCGGTGGCACGATGCTCGGCTCGGCACGGTCGGAGCGGTTCCTGACCGTCGAGGGACGGCGCAAAGCCATCCGGCAGCTCGAGGCCCACCAGATCGAGGGGCTGATCATCATCGGCGGCGACGGCTCGTTCCGCGGCGCGGATGCGTTGTCGCGCGAGAGCGGGATCGCCGTCGTCGGCGTGCCGGGCACGATCGACAACGACCTGTCGGGGTCCGACTTCACGCTCGGCTTCGACACCGCGGTCAACACCGCGCTCGAGGCAATCGACCGCCTCCGCGACACCGCGGCCAGTCATCAGCGGGCGTTCTTCATCGAGGTCATGGGCCGGGCCAGCGGGTGGATCGCACTGTGCTCGGCGATCGCCGGCGGCGCGACCGAGGTGCTGGTGCCCGAGCGCCCGACCGACATCGACGAGCTGCAGGACCGCATCCATCAGGCGTTCGCGATGGGCAAGCAGTACTGCCTCGTGGTCGTCGCCGAGGGTGACGACGCGGGCGGCGCCTTCGAGGTCGCACAACGGTGCGGCGAGGGGCTCTCCACGCTGAGCCACCGCGTGACGACGCTCGGACACGTGCAACGCGGCGGCCCCCCGTCGATGCGTGACCGCATCCTCGCCGCCCGGCTGGGTGACGCCGCCGTCTCGGCGTTGCTCGACGGCGAGGACCGGGTGATGGTCGGCGAGATCCACATGGAGCTTGTGCGCATGCCGCTCGAGGAGGCCTGGAGCACCGTGCACCACATGCCTGCGGACCTGCTGGACCTCATGGACCGCCTGGCACGCTGACGGTGCGGCGAGCGGCGCGCTCATCTGGAGAGAGCTTCGAGCCGCGCCTCGAGATCGGCACGCGGGACCGCGCCCAGGACCCGTTCACCGGTGCCCGCCTCGGCGTCGATGAAGAACCATGCGGGCTGGGCGACCACACCGAACTGCCGCCAGACCTCGCCGTCGACGTCAGCGATGGTGACCATGTCCTCCAGGCCGTGGCGCGCCACGAAGTCCTGCATGGCCGGGGGCTGGTCCCGGCTCGCGACGCCGATGATCTCGACCCTGTGGTCGTACTGTTGCACCACCTGTGCAACCTCGGGAGCCTCCCGATTGCACGTCGTTCACCAGGGCGCCCAGAACCAGAGCGCGAGGTCGTCCCCGGCATACTCGGCACCGTCGAGGCTCGTGCCGTCCACGAGCGTCACGGTGCCGAACGGCGCGGCGGGACCCGCCGACGGTCCGTCCGTGCCGACAGGTTCCGACCGCACCGTGCCGGCGGAGCCTGCGCTGCCGGTGCTGGACCCGTCGACGGTCGTGTCGACCGTCGCCGACCCCCCGCAGCCGGCCACGAACGCCCCGACGACCAGGAGCAACAGCACTCTTCGCACGTCCCCAAGGATATCGACCCGCTGGACCCACCGTGCCGAGCGGGACCGGAACCCTGAGGAGCGCGCCCTGGGGCCTCCCGTTGACACTGACTGACCGGTCGGTTAGTCTCGTTCTCAGTCGCCGTGTGGGGAGCCCGACCGATGAGCAGAGGCAGCCTGTCCAACGACGAGATGCGGGAGCGCATCGCCGCCGGACGCCTGGTCGAGGGCGTCGAGCACGCGTCGGAGGACTACCTCAAGGCGCTCGAGCGGACGCTGATCGTCTCCGCGGACACCGAGCTCATCAGCGCCCCCTCGTACCTGGGCGCGGCCTCCGCCGCCCCGAACGCGTCCAGCTACATGTCGATCGTCTCGATCATCCAGGACGAGGTCGGGCATGCCCACATCGCCTACCGCATGCTGCGCGACCTTGGCGTCGACGTCGACGAGCTCGTCTACGGGCGTCAGCCCCACGAGTTCAAGCACCCCTACGCCTTCGACGTGCCACTCGAGACCTGGCCCGAGATGATCGTGGCCAACGCGTTCTACGACCGTGCCGGCTTCGTGCTGCTGTCCGACGTGTTCGAGCACACGACGTTCGCGCCATGGAAGCGGGCGCTGGTCAAGGTCGACCGCGAGGAGACGTTCCACCTCCGCCACGGCGAGCGGTGGATCGCCAAGCTCTCGCGGGACGACGACGCGAAGCGCAGCATCCAGCAAGCTATGGACTGGATGTTCATCCTCACGCTGGAGTGGTTCGGTCTGCCCGACGCGTTGAAGCGCCACACCGACCAGGTCGGCTACAGGCTGAAGGGCAAGACCAACGACGAGCTGCGCCAGACGTGGATGTCTGCGGTCGTGCCGTTCTGCATCGAGCACGGCTTCGACGTGCCCGCCCACTTCGACGCCGAGGCGGACCGGTACGTGATCGACTGCGCCTTCCCGATGGACTTCGACCCCGAGGCCAAGCAGTGGGACCACGCGAAGGGCGAGATCACCTGGGAGGAGGTCATGACCCGGTGGCGTGGCCGAGGCCCGGCCAACGAGCGGTTCGTCCGGCAGCTCCAGCGCGGCGTCGACCAGCTGTCGCGGGCGGCGTAGGCGATGACGGCGGACATGCTGCGTGACCGGGCGGTCGGGCACTGCGACGGATCGGTCGACCGCCCCACAGTGTGGTCCGCGCTCGAACGGGTCGAGGATCCCGAACTACCGCTTTCGATCGTGGATCTTGGCCTGGTCCGCCGCCTCGACATCGCGGACGGCGTGGTGGTCGTGGGGCTGACCTACACGTCGCTGGCGTGCCCGTGCGTCGAGATGATCCGCGAGGACGTCGAGGCGGCGGTCCGCACGGTGTCCGGCGTGCGGTCCGTGCGAGTCGACGACGTCCTCGAACCGTGGTCGCGCAACGACGTGACGCCCGAGGGACGCGAGCTGCTGCGCGCCGTGGCGGTGGTCTGAGATGGCGCTGCCAGGGCACGAGGGGATGCGCGCCTACGAGGTGTATGTCCGTCACGACAAGGAGCCGCAGCTGCACCAGGGGGGCGAGGTCCAGGCGCACAACGACGACGACGCGGTGATCTTCGCCCACACGCTGTACGACGAGCGCCGCTGGCAGGACATGTTCGTGGTACCCGCGTCCGCCGTTGTCCGCCTGATCGAGCCGGAGTAGCCAATGGAGTACCTGGTGTTCGGCAGGACCGAGTACGCCGAGCCGCTCGCGCTGGTCACCACCGTCGAGGCCGCGTCCACGCCGACTGTCGACTACCTGGGCATCGGCGGCGACTGGCTCGAGCTGACGCTCGTGCCTGCCGACGAGATCATCTGGATCCTGCGCGACGGCGTACCGGTCGGCGGCGATCTGAGGGTGCGGGCGAGCGCCAGCGAGCCGGAGGGCGGGGACCCCAGGGTGCGGGCGAGCGCCAGCGAGCCGGAGGGCGGGGACCCCAGGGTGCGGGCGAGCGCCAGCGAGCCGGAGGGCGGGGACCAGAGAGAGGCGCTGGCATGACGTCGCCGTACGCCGAGGCCACCCGCGAGGCCGCGGTCGACGACGGGATCGCCAACCTGATCGGGGTCGTGGCTGACAACAAGTACCACCTGGGGCGCTGGTTGTCGCAGTGGGCGGTGGGTGCACCCGGCCTCGAGAGCGCGGTTGCCGCGGCGGGCATCGCCCAAGGCCATTTGGGACAGGCCCGCGCGCTGTACCCACTGGTCGACGAGCTGATCGCCGGCGGGTTCGGCCGTCCCGACGAGGGCCGGACGCGCCGCTACAACATGTCCGCGCTCGACGACCCGTTCGAGACGTGGGCGCAGGCGGTCGCCACGATGTTCCTGGTCGATCCCGCACTCGACGTCGTGCTGCGTGCGCTGCACCCACCGTTGGAGGACCAGTCGCGCCGGCTGGACCGTGTGCTCGACGAGTCGCGCTTCAACATCGAGTTCGCCCGCGGCCGTCTGGTGGAGCTGACCCGACGGTGGGAGCACGGGCGCAGCCACCTGACCGGCCCGCTCGCGTCCGTGCTGCCCGAAGTGCTGTGCTGGTTCGGGCCCGCTGACGAGGAGGGAGTGCGCATCCTGCGGGAGGCGGGCGTGCTGTCGGCCGACGGCGCGGGCATGCGCAATGCGTACCTCGACATCGTCGCCCCCGTGCTGCTCGAGCTCGACTACCACGTCGGTGTGTCGGGGCGACCCGGCGACTGGACCTACGAGGAGCTGCCGTGGCAGGACTGGAACCCGCTCCAGCGCCGCCTGGAGACGACGGACTGACCTGCCCCTGGTGTGGCTCGGGCGACGTCGAGGAGATCGCGGCGTACGGCTCGCTGCTCATGACCGCGCAGTGGTACTGCAACGCGTGCCACAGCCCGTTCGAGCGGGTCCGCCACCGTGGCGCCGCCGACCGGGGGTCGCACGACGATGGGTGAACCACTGCGCATCCACACCGAGGACGCGGCCCGGTGGATCACGCTCGACCGGCCGGAGGTCCGCAACGCCCTCGACGTTGCCACGGGGGACGCGCTGGCCGCGGCGCTGATCGAGGCCGCGACCGACCACGACGTGCACGCGATCGTGCTGACCGGCACCGACCCCGCGTTCTCCGCCGGCGGCGACCTCGACCGGTTCGACGAGACCGACCACACGGCGTTCCGGTTCGCCAGCCACGAGCTCACGCAGGTCATCGGCCTCGCCGAGCGGATCGAGAAGCCGGTGGTCGCCGCGATCAACGGAGTCACCACGGGTGCCGGTGCGCAGCTGGCGCTCGCGTGCGACGTGCGGATCGCATCGCACCGGGCCCGCCTGCTGTGGCGCGAGGGGTACCTGGGCCTGCTGCCCAGCCACGGCGGCATCGCCCGTCTGGTCCAGCTGATCGGCCTGGGCCGGGCGCGCGACCTCGTGCTGGGTGGCTACGAGCTCGACGCCGCGGACGCGCACCGGTTCGGCCTGGTCAGCGAGGTCGTCGCCCACGATGTGCTACACGATCGCGTCCGGGCGCGTCTGGCCCTGATCGCGCGCCGCAGCCCTGACGCGTACGCCGTGACCAAGCGCGTGCTTGGGGCGGTTGGCGGCCTGCCCCTGGCGACCGGACAGGCGATCGAGACGCTCGGGCAGAGCCTGCTGGTGGGCACCGACGAGTTCGCCGACCGGCTGGAACGCGCCCGCGAACGCCGGTCAGGCGGCGCCGAGCAGGCGTAGCAGCCCGGCCTCGCAGCGGGCCCGGTAATGCTGGTGGGTGGTCCGCCAGTCGTCCTGCAGCCACGTGAGCAGCGTGCCCTCGATGTAGGCACGCATGGCTGCGGCCGCGTCGTCGACGCCATCGACGTCGAAGGCACCCCGCGCGACCCCCTCGGCGATGATCTCGGCATACAGGCCGTTGATGATCTCGTTGGTGACGGCCGACAGCTCGCCGAACGACGGCACCCGAGCGGCGTGCTCGACGAGGTCGAGGTACACCAGCGTGAACTCGTGGTTGCGCTCCGGGTCGACGAAGATCGCCTCGACCAGCGCTGCCACGGCCTCCGTCGGCTCGGACGTCGCGGCCAGGCGAGCGCGAATGCGGTCGGCGGTGCGCACGAGCGCCCAGCGCATGGTCGTCAGGAACAGCCGGTCCTTCGACTTGAAGTGGTACAGCACGAGGCCCTTGCTGACACCCGCCTCGTCGGCGATGTCCTGCAGCGACAGCCGGTGGCCACCCTGGCGGGACATCACCTTGTAGGCGCTGCGCACCAGCGCCTCCTCGCGCGGCGACAGCTCCGGGACGACCTCCGCTGCACTCATGACGTGCGCCTTCCTGTGGCACGCGCAGCGTGCCTGGTCGCGTTGGTTCGCGAGGCGAGATGGCCCCATCCGCGGTGGGTCGGTCGAGGATCCGGGCACACGCCGTAGAGGGGACCGCCGCTGCCAGCACTCATGCGCCCTCGTAGGCCGGGCGGCGCTTCTCGGTGAACGCCGTCATGCCCTCGTGCGCGTCGGCGGTCCCGAACAGCGGCGCCAGTTGCT
This window harbors:
- a CDS encoding metal-sulfur cluster assembly factor; the encoded protein is MTADMLRDRAVGHCDGSVDRPTVWSALERVEDPELPLSIVDLGLVRRLDIADGVVVVGLTYTSLACPCVEMIREDVEAAVRTVSGVRSVRVDDVLEPWSRNDVTPEGRELLRAVAVV
- the pfkA gene encoding 6-phosphofructokinase, producing the protein MAVLTSGGDAPGMNAAIRAVVRSADARGVEVYGVHRGFEGLIDGRMTFLSARSVSGILHLGGTMLGSARSERFLTVEGRRKAIRQLEAHQIEGLIIIGGDGSFRGADALSRESGIAVVGVPGTIDNDLSGSDFTLGFDTAVNTALEAIDRLRDTAASHQRAFFIEVMGRASGWIALCSAIAGGATEVLVPERPTDIDELQDRIHQAFAMGKQYCLVVVAEGDDAGGAFEVAQRCGEGLSTLSHRVTTLGHVQRGGPPSMRDRILAARLGDAAVSALLDGEDRVMVGEIHMELVRMPLEEAWSTVHHMPADLLDLMDRLAR
- a CDS encoding TetR family transcriptional regulator C-terminal domain-containing protein, yielding MSAAEVVPELSPREEALVRSAYKVMSRQGGHRLSLQDIADEAGVSKGLVLYHFKSKDRLFLTTMRWALVRTADRIRARLAATSEPTEAVAALVEAIFVDPERNHEFTLVYLDLVEHAARVPSFGELSAVTNEIINGLYAEIIAEGVARGAFDVDGVDDAAAAMRAYIEGTLLTWLQDDWRTTHQHYRARCEAGLLRLLGAA
- a CDS encoding helix-turn-helix domain-containing protein produces the protein MARHVPELLTLHQAAERLNVHYMTAYRWVRKGELPAYKTGGRLRVRLADVERFLTERRLDVAMSIVSTNQTDWDRHVDRLVAHLLAGDDRSAHADVQKVISDGATAGNAYVRLITPALHRVGTAWEHGEITVAEEHRASQICVSIVAQLSDMFRRSGAPRGTAVTLTPPDERHALASAMVADFLRGAGFTVHHLGSGVPASDLAIFLKVVPADLICFSITQSIPIEEYHELMRACQEANPETAVIFGGQGVDEEAATAVGATVLVDMAGLAVHIEQL
- a CDS encoding enoyl-CoA hydratase/isomerase family protein; the protein is MGEPLRIHTEDAARWITLDRPEVRNALDVATGDALAAALIEAATDHDVHAIVLTGTDPAFSAGGDLDRFDETDHTAFRFASHELTQVIGLAERIEKPVVAAINGVTTGAGAQLALACDVRIASHRARLLWREGYLGLLPSHGGIARLVQLIGLGRARDLVLGGYELDAADAHRFGLVSEVVAHDVLHDRVRARLALIARRSPDAYAVTKRVLGAVGGLPLATGQAIETLGQSLLVGTDEFADRLERARERRSGGAEQA
- a CDS encoding Phenylacetic acid catabolic protein, with translation MTSPYAEATREAAVDDGIANLIGVVADNKYHLGRWLSQWAVGAPGLESAVAAAGIAQGHLGQARALYPLVDELIAGGFGRPDEGRTRRYNMSALDDPFETWAQAVATMFLVDPALDVVLRALHPPLEDQSRRLDRVLDESRFNIEFARGRLVELTRRWEHGRSHLTGPLASVLPEVLCWFGPADEEGVRILREAGVLSADGAGMRNAYLDIVAPVLLELDYHVGVSGRPGDWTYEELPWQDWNPLQRRLETTD
- a CDS encoding Phenylacetic acid catabolic protein codes for the protein MSRGSLSNDEMRERIAAGRLVEGVEHASEDYLKALERTLIVSADTELISAPSYLGAASAAPNASSYMSIVSIIQDEVGHAHIAYRMLRDLGVDVDELVYGRQPHEFKHPYAFDVPLETWPEMIVANAFYDRAGFVLLSDVFEHTTFAPWKRALVKVDREETFHLRHGERWIAKLSRDDDAKRSIQQAMDWMFILTLEWFGLPDALKRHTDQVGYRLKGKTNDELRQTWMSAVVPFCIEHGFDVPAHFDAEADRYVIDCAFPMDFDPEAKQWDHAKGEITWEEVMTRWRGRGPANERFVRQLQRGVDQLSRAA